GGCATTGGGAAGAATATGGACTAAGATAATCCGGAAATCACCGGCGCCGATGCCGCGGGCGGCGAGCACAAAATCCCGCTCCCGGAGCGAGGTAAAGTCCGCCCGGACGAGTCTGGTTATTCCCATCCAGCCGGTCAGGCCGATCACGATCATGATGTTCCAGATGGAAGGTTCCAGAAAGGCGATTACTGCCAGGATCAGAAAAAAGGTGGGAAAGCAGAGCATAATATCTACAAATCTCATGATGACGGCGTCAACCCACCGGCCATAGTATCCGGCGATGGCGCCCAGGATGGTGCCGATAAAAATGGCCAGCCCCGTAGCGGCAAAGCCAACTTTTAGCGATATTTTTGCCCCCCAGATCATGCGGCTGAGCACGTCGCGCCCCAGTTGATCCGTCCCCAGCAGGTGGGCTACGGAGGGCGGCATCAGAACGAGCTTGAGGTCAATAGCGCCGGGGTCATAGGGTGCAATCCAGGGCGCGAGCAATGAAACGGCGAAAAATGCGACAACGATGATGCTGCCGGCCAGGGCCATTTTATTTTTCAGAAACCTTTGCCAAAAAACTGATTTGATCATTTTATGTTTCGGAAGGTAATTTCTAACGAGCCAATTGCAAAAGTCGTCACACCGGTGCTCTGTTTAGTCCTCGCTTGACGGGGGAAAACCGGTGTCCAGTGTTTTTGTAACACGTTGAAATTTCTGGATTCCGGCTTCCGCCGGAATGACACGCTGTTGCATTTATACGACTTTTGTAATTACCTCTAAGTTACTAATTTTCAAGAAGAGGATTTCATTAGCCCCTTTTTTCTGTATTTATGATACACAACTTCTAAGAAATTGCCAATACCTATC
The nucleotide sequence above comes from Deltaproteobacteria bacterium. Encoded proteins:
- a CDS encoding ABC transporter permease translates to MIKSVFWQRFLKNKMALAGSIIVVAFFAVSLLAPWIAPYDPGAIDLKLVLMPPSVAHLLGTDQLGRDVLSRMIWGAKISLKVGFAATGLAIFIGTILGAIAGYYGRWVDAVIMRFVDIMLCFPTFFLILAVIAFLEPSIWNIMIVIGLTGWMGITRLVRADFTSLRERDFVLAARGIGAGDFRIILVHILPNAMASVLVAATLGVAGAILTESALSFLGIGVQPPTPSWGNILTAGKDNIDIAWWLSLYPGLAILLTVLGYNLLGEGIRDSLDPRLR